A single Streptomyces sannanensis DNA region contains:
- the pheS gene encoding phenylalanine--tRNA ligase subunit alpha produces the protein MSAPNKSYDPVEVEALKPEEIERMRDEALAAFAAAGDLDALHEAKIAHTGPSSPLALANREIGALPPHAKAEAGKRVGQARGAVNKALAGRQTELEAERDARVLVEEAVDVTLPYDRTPTGARHPLTTLMERVADVFVSMGYEVAEGPEVEAEWFNFDALNFTPDHPARQMQDTFFVKGPKGTADDESGVVLRTHTSPVQARTLLDREPPVYVVCPGRVYRTDELDATHTPVFHQIELLAVDEGLTMADLKGTLDHMVQALFGPDMKTRLRPNFFPFTEPSAEMDMVCYVCRGESVGDPDRPCRTCGSEGWIELGGCGMVNPKVLIACGVDPEKYSGFAFGFGIERMLMFRHNVEDMRDMVEGDVRFTRPFGMEI, from the coding sequence ATGTCGGCACCCAATAAGTCGTACGACCCTGTTGAGGTCGAGGCACTGAAACCGGAAGAGATCGAGCGCATGCGGGACGAGGCGCTCGCCGCCTTCGCGGCCGCGGGCGACCTCGACGCGCTCCACGAGGCGAAGATCGCGCACACCGGCCCCAGCTCGCCGCTCGCGCTCGCCAACCGGGAGATCGGCGCCCTGCCGCCGCACGCCAAGGCCGAGGCCGGCAAGCGTGTGGGCCAGGCCCGCGGTGCCGTGAACAAGGCGCTCGCCGGCCGTCAGACGGAGCTCGAGGCGGAGCGCGACGCCCGCGTGCTGGTCGAGGAGGCGGTGGACGTCACCCTGCCGTACGACCGCACCCCGACCGGTGCCCGCCACCCGCTGACCACCCTCATGGAGCGCGTCGCGGACGTCTTCGTGTCCATGGGGTACGAGGTCGCGGAGGGCCCCGAGGTCGAGGCGGAGTGGTTCAACTTCGACGCGCTCAACTTCACGCCCGACCACCCGGCGCGCCAGATGCAGGACACCTTCTTCGTCAAGGGTCCCAAGGGCACCGCGGACGACGAGTCCGGTGTCGTGCTGCGGACGCACACCTCGCCGGTCCAGGCGCGCACGCTGCTCGACCGTGAGCCGCCCGTCTACGTGGTCTGCCCGGGCCGGGTTTACCGCACCGACGAGCTCGACGCCACGCACACCCCGGTCTTCCACCAGATCGAGCTGCTGGCCGTCGACGAGGGCCTGACCATGGCCGACCTCAAGGGCACCCTGGACCACATGGTGCAGGCGCTCTTCGGCCCGGACATGAAGACCCGGCTCCGCCCGAACTTCTTCCCCTTCACCGAGCCGTCCGCCGAGATGGACATGGTCTGCTACGTCTGCCGTGGCGAGTCCGTCGGCGACCCGGACCGCCCCTGCCGCACCTGCGGCAGCGAAGGCTGGATCGAGCTGGGCGGCTGCGGAATGGTCAACCCGAAGGTGCTCATCGCCTGCGGCGTCGACCCGGAGAAGTACAGCGGATTCGCCTTCGGGTTCGGCATCGAGCGGATGCTGATGTTCCGCCACAACGTCGAAGACATGCGAGACATGGTCGAGGGTGACGTCCGGTTCACCCGGCCGTTCGGGATGGAGATCTGA
- a CDS encoding sensor histidine kinase — MAVGTSGPVGRTERCPSGDSGPTGIDPDDLPDGLVVADETGRVVCFNAAAVRITAVPREQALGQPLERALPLEDLKGRRWWRVTDPYGGLSTRTGQPERNLLLPGGREVLVSARYVREHPAGPPHRVVVSLRGTEARRRTERSHAELIATVAHELRSPLTSVKGFTATLLAKWERFTDDQKRLMLETVDADANRVTRLIAELLDISRIDSGRLEVRRQPVDICAAVGRHVQAHIASGQAPDRFLVRIRQPLPDLWADPDKVDQVLGNLLENAVRHGEGTVTIEVASAPAEQAKNAEKGTAVTVSDEGPGIPEESMGRVFTRFWRGSKRGGTGLGLYIVKGIVEAHGGTITVGRGPGGGAEFRFILPVGAPAYLT, encoded by the coding sequence ATGGCTGTCGGCACGAGCGGGCCGGTCGGGAGGACGGAACGCTGCCCTTCGGGCGACAGCGGCCCGACCGGCATCGACCCGGACGACCTCCCCGACGGACTGGTCGTCGCCGACGAGACCGGCCGGGTGGTCTGTTTCAACGCCGCGGCCGTACGCATCACCGCCGTGCCCCGGGAACAGGCCCTCGGGCAGCCGCTGGAGCGAGCGCTGCCGCTGGAGGACCTCAAGGGACGCCGCTGGTGGCGGGTCACCGACCCGTACGGCGGACTGTCGACCCGCACCGGGCAGCCCGAGCGCAATCTGCTGCTCCCCGGGGGCCGAGAGGTGCTGGTCTCCGCCCGGTACGTACGCGAACACCCGGCCGGCCCCCCGCACCGGGTGGTCGTGTCGCTGCGCGGCACCGAGGCGCGCAGGCGCACGGAGCGCAGCCATGCCGAGCTGATCGCCACCGTCGCACATGAGCTGCGTTCCCCGCTGACCTCGGTGAAGGGCTTCACGGCGACCCTGCTCGCCAAGTGGGAGCGATTCACCGACGACCAGAAGAGGCTGATGCTGGAGACCGTCGACGCCGACGCCAACCGGGTCACCCGGCTGATCGCCGAGCTGCTCGACATCTCCCGTATCGATTCGGGCCGGCTCGAGGTGCGCCGGCAACCCGTGGACATATGTGCTGCGGTCGGCCGGCATGTCCAGGCCCATATCGCCTCCGGCCAGGCCCCGGACCGTTTCCTGGTCCGCATCCGGCAGCCGCTGCCCGATCTCTGGGCGGACCCGGACAAGGTCGACCAGGTACTCGGCAATCTGCTGGAAAATGCGGTGCGGCACGGCGAGGGAACCGTCACCATCGAAGTGGCGTCCGCACCGGCGGAGCAGGCGAAGAACGCGGAGAAGGGAACGGCTGTCACCGTGAGCGACGAAGGCCCCGGCATCCCCGAGGAGTCGATGGGCCGTGTCTTCACCCGCTTCTGGCGGGGAAGCAAGCGCGGTGGCACGGGCCTGGGCCTCTACATCGTCAAGGGCATCGTCGAGGCGCACGGCGGCACGATCACCGTCGGGCGCGGTCCCGGTGGCGGGGCCGAGTTCCGATTTATCCTGCCCGTAGGCGCACCGGCGTATCTGACCTGA
- a CDS encoding RNA methyltransferase, protein MRTPELISPRSPRVIAARRLAKRHFRGKERRFIAEGPQAVREAVEHRSGGEPTLTELFTTVEAAERYAEIMDAARAAGARVHYASDAVLADVSQTVTPQGLVGVCRFLDSPFEEILKARPRLVAVLAHVRDPGNAGTVLRCADAAGADAVVLTDASVDLYNPKSVRASVGSLFHLPVAVGVPVEQAVQGLQDADVRILAADGAGDRDLDTELDAGTMGGPTAWIFGNEAWGLPEETRALADAVVRVPIHGKAESLNLATAAAVCLYASARAQRAAGGCRSVTSA, encoded by the coding sequence ATGCGCACCCCGGAATTGATCTCCCCGCGTTCGCCGCGCGTCATCGCCGCCCGGCGGCTGGCCAAGCGCCACTTCCGCGGCAAGGAGCGACGGTTCATCGCCGAGGGGCCGCAGGCCGTGCGGGAGGCCGTGGAACACCGCAGCGGCGGCGAGCCGACGCTGACCGAGCTGTTCACCACCGTCGAGGCCGCCGAGCGGTACGCCGAGATCATGGACGCCGCCCGTGCCGCCGGGGCCCGGGTGCACTACGCCTCGGACGCGGTGCTCGCCGATGTCTCGCAGACCGTGACCCCGCAGGGCCTGGTCGGCGTCTGCCGCTTCCTGGACTCGCCCTTCGAGGAGATCCTCAAGGCCCGTCCCAGGCTGGTCGCCGTCCTCGCGCACGTACGTGACCCCGGGAACGCCGGAACGGTCCTGCGCTGCGCGGACGCCGCCGGAGCCGATGCGGTCGTCCTCACCGACGCCTCCGTCGACCTCTACAACCCCAAGTCCGTACGCGCCTCGGTCGGCTCGCTCTTCCATCTGCCGGTCGCCGTCGGCGTCCCCGTCGAGCAGGCCGTCCAGGGGCTTCAGGACGCCGACGTACGCATCCTCGCCGCGGACGGCGCGGGCGACCGGGACCTCGACACCGAGCTCGACGCGGGCACCATGGGCGGACCCACCGCCTGGATCTTCGGCAACGAGGCCTGGGGCCTGCCGGAGGAGACCCGCGCACTCGCCGACGCGGTGGTGCGCGTCCCGATCCACGGCAAGGCCGAAAGCCTCAACCTCGCCACCGCCGCCGCGGTCTGCCTCTACGCCTCCGCCCGTGCGCAGCGTGCTGCGGGAGGGTGCCGCTCCGTAACCTCCGCCTAG
- the rplT gene encoding 50S ribosomal protein L20 encodes MARVKRAVNAHKKRRAILEQASGYRGQRSRLYRKAKEQVTHSLVYNYNDRKKRKGDFRQLWIQRINAAARANGITYNRFIQGLKAANVEVDRKILAELAVNDANAFAALVEVAQKALPSDVNAPKVAA; translated from the coding sequence GTGGCACGCGTCAAGCGGGCAGTCAACGCCCACAAGAAGCGCCGGGCGATCCTCGAGCAGGCCAGCGGTTACCGCGGTCAGCGTTCGCGCCTGTACCGCAAGGCCAAGGAGCAGGTCACCCACTCCCTGGTCTACAACTACAACGACCGCAAGAAGCGCAAGGGCGACTTCCGTCAGCTGTGGATCCAGCGCATCAACGCCGCTGCCCGCGCCAACGGCATCACCTACAACCGCTTCATCCAGGGTCTGAAGGCCGCCAACGTCGAGGTGGACCGCAAGATCCTGGCCGAGCTCGCGGTCAACGACGCCAACGCGTTCGCCGCGCTCGTCGAGGTCGCCCAGAAGGCGCTGCCGAGCGACGTCAACGCCCCGAAGGTCGCTGCCTGA
- the rpmI gene encoding 50S ribosomal protein L35, with protein sequence MPKNKSHSGASKRFKITGSGKVLRERAGKRHLLEHKSSKLTRRLTGNAEMAPGDAAKIKKLLGK encoded by the coding sequence ATGCCGAAGAACAAGTCGCACAGCGGTGCCAGCAAGCGCTTCAAGATCACCGGCTCCGGCAAGGTGCTCCGCGAGCGCGCCGGCAAGCGCCACCTGCTCGAGCACAAGTCGTCCAAGCTGACGCGTCGCCTCACCGGCAACGCCGAGATGGCCCCGGGCGACGCCGCGAAGATCAAGAAGCTTCTCGGCAAGTGA
- the infC gene encoding translation initiation factor IF-3 yields MTARQAVAWCYRGGSISAEPRINDRIRVPEVRLVGPSGEQVGIVPLAKALELAQEYDLDLVEVAANARPPVCKLMDYGKFKYESAMKAREARKNQAHTVIKEMKLRPKIDPHDYDTKKGHVVRFLKQGDKVKITIMFRGREQSRPELGYRLLQRLAEDVQELGFVESNPKQDGRNMIMVLGPHKKKTEAMAEAREAQAARKAERQGQSAPAEQSTDEPAEA; encoded by the coding sequence GTGACCGCCCGCCAGGCCGTCGCGTGGTGCTACCGAGGAGGATCCATCAGCGCCGAGCCCCGCATCAACGACCGGATTCGCGTTCCCGAGGTGCGACTTGTCGGTCCCAGTGGCGAGCAGGTGGGCATTGTGCCGCTTGCCAAGGCACTGGAGCTTGCGCAGGAGTACGACCTGGACCTGGTCGAGGTCGCGGCGAACGCCCGTCCGCCCGTGTGCAAGCTCATGGACTACGGGAAGTTCAAGTACGAGTCGGCCATGAAGGCCCGTGAGGCGCGCAAGAACCAGGCGCACACGGTCATCAAGGAGATGAAGCTCCGGCCGAAGATCGACCCGCACGACTACGACACCAAGAAGGGTCATGTCGTCCGGTTCCTCAAGCAGGGCGACAAGGTCAAGATCACGATCATGTTCCGTGGTCGCGAGCAGTCCCGGCCGGAACTCGGCTACCGACTGCTGCAGCGTCTGGCGGAGGACGTCCAGGAGCTCGGTTTCGTCGAGTCGAACCCGAAGCAGGACGGCCGCAACATGATCATGGTCCTCGGTCCGCACAAGAAGAAGACCGAGGCGATGGCCGAGGCCCGTGAGGCGCAGGCCGCCCGCAAGGCGGAGCGCCAGGGTCAGTCCGCTCCGGCGGAGCAGTCCACCGACGAGCCCGCCGAGGCCTGA
- a CDS encoding DUF1844 domain-containing protein, which produces MTDPTPAAATPDFDTMTQEIAEVPAVAVIVEAAVTLMSAAAVKLGLSEDGDQYKDLDEARKLIHSLAGLLDASTTEVSSFHAAPLRDGLKSLQLAFREASLVPDEPGQGPGEKYTGPVFG; this is translated from the coding sequence ATGACAGACCCCACCCCCGCCGCCGCGACCCCCGACTTCGACACCATGACCCAGGAGATCGCGGAGGTCCCTGCGGTCGCCGTGATCGTCGAGGCCGCGGTGACCCTCATGAGCGCCGCAGCCGTGAAGCTGGGCCTCAGCGAGGACGGCGACCAGTACAAGGACCTCGACGAGGCCCGCAAGCTGATCCACTCCCTGGCCGGCCTGCTCGACGCGAGCACGACCGAGGTCAGCTCCTTCCACGCCGCGCCGCTGCGCGACGGACTGAAGTCGCTCCAGCTGGCCTTCCGCGAGGCCTCGCTGGTTCCGGACGAGCCGGGCCAGGGCCCCGGCGAGAAGTACACGGGGCCGGTCTTCGGCTGA
- a CDS encoding SseB family protein has protein sequence MALKNIPDPGYSDDDGSADPRLAAALSAWAADREAEPQVLAALKGARLLVPVVAVLGEVELDENGLRREKTSDMAVPTLNAGDRKALPAFTSIASLALWDPGARPVAVPLHQALQAAAHEKADTVVLDMAGPVPYELKGAALLALAEGRTTTDPLADPAVIEAVRAAVAAETAVLRAHLGPRKGMDGTLALVLAPDAAPAEAARRVAEALAADETLRARLVRGLDLALLPAEVTPPGEPLFVRE, from the coding sequence GTGGCGCTCAAGAACATCCCGGACCCCGGTTACTCCGACGACGACGGCTCCGCCGACCCTCGGCTGGCAGCGGCCCTGTCCGCCTGGGCGGCGGACAGGGAGGCGGAACCACAGGTGCTCGCGGCGCTCAAGGGCGCCCGCCTTCTCGTCCCGGTCGTCGCCGTGCTCGGCGAGGTCGAGCTGGACGAGAACGGCCTGCGCCGCGAGAAGACCAGCGACATGGCCGTGCCCACCCTCAACGCGGGCGACCGCAAGGCGCTGCCCGCCTTCACCTCCATCGCCTCGCTCGCCCTCTGGGACCCGGGGGCGCGGCCCGTCGCCGTACCGCTGCACCAGGCGCTCCAGGCCGCCGCGCACGAGAAGGCCGACACGGTCGTCCTCGACATGGCGGGCCCGGTGCCGTACGAGCTGAAGGGCGCCGCGCTGCTGGCCCTCGCCGAGGGACGCACCACCACGGACCCACTCGCCGACCCGGCCGTCATCGAGGCGGTACGGGCCGCGGTGGCCGCCGAGACCGCGGTGCTCCGGGCCCACCTCGGCCCGCGTAAGGGCATGGACGGCACCCTGGCGCTGGTGCTGGCCCCGGACGCGGCGCCGGCCGAGGCTGCACGGAGGGTCGCCGAGGCGCTGGCGGCCGACGAAACGCTGAGGGCCCGCCTGGTGCGCGGCCTGGACCTGGCACTGCTGCCGGCCGAGGTCACGCCTCCGGGCGAGCCCCTGTTCGTACGTGAGTAG
- the mycP gene encoding type VII secretion-associated serine protease mycosin, which produces MTRRAVAALAAGTVIALLPAAPVHADEIRARQWELAAMHTEQAWRTTQGEGITVAVLDTGVDATHPDLAGQVLPGKDLIGFGAGPGDRAWAGHGTAMAGIIAGHGHGPGRGDGVLGVAPKAKILPVRVILEGSDPARKRARQTRGSALAEGIRWAVDHGADVINLSLGDDSESAHPEKSEDAAVQYALSKGAVVVASAGNGGEKGDHISYPAAYPGVIAVTAVDRYGTHASFSTRRWYATVSAPGVDVVIAAPDRKYYEGWGTSAASAFVSGAVALVRSAHPGLTPAQIKQLLADTARDNPKGGRDDARGHGMVDPAAAIRSAAKARPTAAARAGYDKQYFGRGPDEPRDAGGGPDWPVRLAAATGAALLAAAALLRRGAGPSGV; this is translated from the coding sequence ATGACCCGCCGCGCCGTCGCAGCCCTGGCAGCGGGCACCGTCATCGCGCTGCTGCCCGCCGCTCCCGTCCACGCGGACGAGATACGCGCCCGGCAGTGGGAACTGGCGGCCATGCACACCGAGCAGGCCTGGCGCACCACCCAGGGCGAGGGCATCACCGTCGCCGTCCTCGACACCGGTGTCGACGCCACCCACCCCGATCTCGCGGGCCAGGTCCTGCCCGGTAAGGACCTCATCGGCTTCGGCGCCGGCCCCGGCGACCGCGCCTGGGCCGGGCACGGCACAGCGATGGCCGGGATCATCGCCGGCCACGGGCACGGGCCCGGCCGCGGCGACGGCGTACTCGGCGTCGCGCCGAAGGCGAAGATACTCCCGGTCAGGGTGATCCTCGAGGGCAGCGACCCGGCCCGCAAGCGGGCCCGCCAGACGCGCGGCAGCGCGCTCGCCGAGGGCATCCGATGGGCGGTCGATCACGGGGCCGATGTCATCAATCTCTCGCTCGGCGACGACAGTGAGTCCGCCCATCCGGAGAAGAGCGAGGACGCCGCCGTCCAGTACGCCCTCTCCAAAGGCGCCGTCGTCGTCGCGTCCGCCGGCAACGGCGGCGAGAAGGGCGACCACATCTCGTACCCGGCGGCCTACCCGGGCGTGATCGCCGTCACCGCCGTCGACCGGTACGGCACGCACGCCTCCTTCTCCACCCGTCGCTGGTACGCCACGGTCAGCGCACCCGGCGTCGACGTCGTGATCGCCGCCCCGGACAGGAAGTATTACGAGGGCTGGGGCACCAGCGCGGCCTCGGCCTTCGTCTCGGGCGCCGTCGCGCTCGTACGCTCCGCGCACCCCGGACTGACCCCGGCCCAGATCAAGCAACTGCTCGCGGACACGGCCCGCGACAACCCGAAGGGCGGCCGCGACGACGCGCGCGGCCACGGCATGGTCGATCCGGCGGCCGCGATCCGCTCGGCGGCGAAGGCACGCCCCACCGCGGCGGCCCGTGCAGGCTACGACAAGCAGTACTTCGGCCGCGGCCCGGACGAGCCGCGCGATGCCGGCGGCGGCCCCGACTGGCCGGTCCGGCTCGCGGCGGCCACAGGGGCGGCCCTGCTCGCCGCGGCGGCCCTGCTGCGCCGCGGCGCGGGCCCGTCCGGCGTCTGA
- a CDS encoding amino acid deaminase/aldolase translates to MSARAADRARYDRATARLDAPLAVVDLEAFDANAADLVRRAAGKPVRVASKSVRCRALLERVLARNGFAGIMSFTLAESLWLARAGFGDVLLAYPSADRAAFAELAGDAKLAGAVTVTVDDPAQLELIDGARDGGREEIRVCLELDTSLRLLGGRVRVGARRSPLHSAAEVTDVARTVVRRPGFRLVGLMAYEAHVAGVGDAVPGRPVRSRAVRLMQAAARRELVVRRAEVVRAVRAVAPDLEFVNGGGTGSVQHTAAEDVVTEIAAGSGLFVPRLFDNYTSFTGRPAALFALPVVRRPGVGVVTVLGGGYPASGVAGADRLPVPYLPEGLRYDPQEGPGEVQTPLLGSPADDLLIGDKVWFRHAKAGELCERFTELHLIEGDRVTATAPTYRGEGRTFL, encoded by the coding sequence ATGAGTGCCCGTGCTGCCGACCGCGCCCGGTACGACCGGGCGACCGCGCGCCTCGACGCGCCACTCGCCGTCGTCGACCTCGAGGCCTTCGACGCCAACGCGGCGGATCTCGTACGGCGCGCCGCGGGCAAGCCGGTCCGGGTGGCGAGCAAGTCGGTGCGCTGCCGGGCGCTGCTGGAACGGGTGCTGGCGCGAAACGGGTTCGCCGGGATCATGTCGTTCACGCTGGCCGAGTCGCTCTGGCTGGCGCGGGCGGGCTTCGGTGATGTGCTGCTGGCGTATCCGTCGGCGGACCGGGCGGCGTTCGCGGAGCTGGCCGGGGATGCCAAGCTCGCGGGCGCGGTGACGGTGACGGTCGACGATCCGGCGCAGTTGGAGCTGATCGACGGCGCGCGTGACGGGGGCCGCGAGGAGATCCGGGTGTGTCTGGAGCTGGACACGTCCTTGCGGCTGCTGGGCGGACGGGTCCGGGTGGGGGCACGGCGGTCGCCGCTGCACTCCGCCGCCGAGGTGACCGACGTCGCCCGGACCGTCGTCCGCAGGCCGGGCTTCCGGCTGGTGGGGCTGATGGCGTACGAGGCCCATGTGGCCGGGGTCGGGGACGCGGTACCGGGGCGTCCGGTGCGTTCGCGGGCGGTCCGGCTGATGCAGGCGGCCGCGCGCCGCGAGCTGGTGGTACGGCGCGCCGAGGTGGTGCGGGCGGTACGGGCGGTGGCGCCGGACCTGGAATTCGTGAACGGCGGCGGCACCGGCAGCGTCCAGCACACGGCCGCCGAGGACGTGGTGACCGAGATCGCGGCCGGATCCGGGCTGTTCGTACCGCGGCTGTTCGACAACTACACGTCGTTCACGGGTCGTCCGGCGGCGCTCTTCGCGCTGCCCGTGGTGCGCAGGCCGGGTGTCGGCGTGGTGACGGTGCTCGGCGGCGGATACCCGGCCTCCGGGGTGGCGGGTGCGGACCGGCTGCCGGTGCCGTATCTGCCGGAGGGGCTGCGTTACGACCCGCAGGAGGGGCCGGGCGAGGTGCAGACGCCGCTGCTGGGATCCCCGGCGGACGATCTGCTGATCGGCGACAAGGTGTGGTTCCGGCATGCAAAGGCCGGGGAGCTGTGCGAGCGGTTCACGGAGCTGCATCTGATCGAGGGCGACCGGGTGACGGCGACTGCGCCGACGTACCGGGGCGAGGGCCGGACGTTCCTCTGA
- a CDS encoding GNAT family N-acetyltransferase produces MTVFLETDRLVLRRFTEADVDHLVDLDSDPDVMRFINGGRPTPRETVRDRHLPRLLHHYPCLGICGFWAAEDKATRSFLGWFEFRPLEDHSADEVELGYRLRRAAWGGGYATEGSRALIRKGFSDLGVRRVTANTMAVNTRSRRVMEKSGLTFVRSYFGDWPDAIEGSEHGEVEYALTRAEWELREV; encoded by the coding sequence ATGACTGTGTTCTTGGAGACCGACCGGCTGGTCCTGCGCCGGTTCACCGAGGCCGACGTGGACCATCTGGTCGACCTTGACAGTGACCCCGATGTCATGCGGTTCATCAACGGAGGCCGGCCGACGCCCCGTGAGACGGTCCGGGACCGGCATCTGCCACGGCTTCTCCACCACTACCCGTGCCTCGGCATCTGCGGCTTCTGGGCGGCGGAGGACAAGGCCACGCGGAGTTTCCTCGGCTGGTTCGAATTCCGCCCGCTGGAGGACCACAGTGCCGACGAGGTCGAACTCGGTTACCGGCTGCGCAGGGCCGCATGGGGCGGCGGCTACGCGACCGAAGGATCGCGCGCGCTGATCCGCAAGGGCTTCAGCGACCTCGGGGTGCGGCGGGTGACCGCGAACACGATGGCCGTGAACACCCGTTCGCGCCGGGTGATGGAGAAGTCGGGCCTCACCTTCGTCCGTAGCTACTTCGGCGACTGGCCGGACGCGATCGAAGGATCCGAGCACGGCGAAGTCGAGTATGCCCTGACCCGCGCCGAGTGGGAGCTGCGGGAAGTCTGA
- a CDS encoding PIN domain nuclease: MITYLIDTSAYVHLGTDPAAQRRWDAEIETGAIGICEATRTEILFGAVGPDDRNEMDQDLTDMFGTVNVPKGAWRWVDAAQYKLTQKGQHRAAGGIDLLLCATAVHHGLTILHRDNDFATVARVLKDVDQQDVRNPVA, translated from the coding sequence GTGATCACCTACCTCATCGACACGAGCGCATACGTCCACCTTGGCACCGATCCCGCAGCTCAGAGACGCTGGGACGCGGAGATCGAAACGGGCGCCATCGGCATATGCGAGGCCACCCGGACAGAGATCCTTTTCGGCGCCGTCGGTCCGGACGACCGCAACGAGATGGATCAAGACCTGACCGACATGTTCGGCACCGTGAACGTACCGAAAGGCGCATGGCGGTGGGTGGACGCCGCTCAGTACAAACTGACCCAGAAAGGCCAGCACCGTGCGGCAGGGGGCATTGACCTCTTGTTGTGCGCTACAGCCGTACACCATGGCTTGACCATCCTGCATCGGGACAACGACTTCGCCACGGTCGCCCGCGTCCTCAAAGATGTAGACCAGCAGGACGTACGGAACCCGGTCGCCTGA
- a CDS encoding type II toxin-antitoxin system VapB family antitoxin — translation MGVTNVDLDDEVLAEAARLLGTTTKKDTINTALEEVIRRHRRRAAFQRLAERGARGELESTRRLWEARKAAQHGEAAE, via the coding sequence ATGGGCGTCACGAACGTGGACTTGGACGACGAGGTGCTCGCCGAGGCCGCACGGCTGCTCGGCACCACCACGAAAAAGGACACGATCAATACGGCACTCGAAGAGGTCATAAGGCGTCACCGCCGCCGGGCCGCCTTCCAGCGTCTCGCGGAGCGTGGCGCGCGGGGCGAACTGGAGTCCACACGCCGGCTCTGGGAAGCCCGTAAGGCCGCTCAGCACGGCGAGGCCGCCGAGTGA
- a CDS encoding 3-oxoacyl-ACP reductase — MTTEANICRRLVGRTAVITGAGSGIGLATARRLASEGANVVCGDIDEKAGKAVAEEVGGTFVKVDVTDAEQVEELFQTAYDTYGSVDIAFNNAGISPPDDDSILTTGLEAWRRVQEVNLTSVYLCCKAAIPYMQRQGKGSIINTASFVAIMGAATSQISYTASKGGVLAMSRELGVQFAREGIRVNALCPGPVNTPLLQELFAKDPERAARRLVHIPAGRFAEAEEIAAAVAFLASDDSSFVNATDFLVDGGISGAYVTPL; from the coding sequence ATGACCACCGAAGCGAACATCTGCCGCCGCCTGGTCGGCCGCACCGCCGTCATTACCGGCGCCGGCAGCGGCATCGGCCTCGCCACCGCCCGCCGCCTCGCCTCCGAGGGCGCGAACGTCGTCTGCGGCGACATCGACGAGAAGGCCGGCAAGGCCGTTGCCGAGGAGGTCGGCGGCACCTTCGTCAAGGTCGACGTCACCGACGCCGAGCAGGTCGAGGAGCTCTTCCAGACCGCGTACGACACGTACGGCAGTGTCGACATCGCCTTCAACAACGCCGGTATCTCCCCACCGGACGACGACTCCATCCTCACGACCGGCCTGGAGGCCTGGAGGCGGGTCCAGGAGGTCAACCTCACGTCCGTGTACCTGTGCTGCAAGGCCGCCATCCCCTATATGCAGCGCCAGGGCAAGGGATCCATCATCAACACCGCGTCCTTCGTGGCCATCATGGGTGCGGCGACGTCGCAGATTTCGTACACCGCGTCCAAGGGCGGCGTCCTCGCCATGTCCCGTGAGCTGGGCGTGCAGTTCGCCCGCGAGGGCATCCGTGTCAACGCACTGTGCCCGGGGCCGGTCAACACACCTCTGCTGCAGGAGCTGTTCGCCAAGGATCCCGAGCGCGCCGCGCGCCGCCTGGTGCACATCCCGGCCGGCCGCTTCGCCGAGGCCGAGGAGATCGCTGCGGCGGTGGCGTTCCTGGCGAGCGACGACTCCTCGTTTGTCAACGCGACGGACTTTCTGGTCGACGGAGGTATCTCCGGGGCGTACGTCACCCCGCTGTAG